The sequence ATTGCCTTAATTTTGCCTTAATTGAAGTGCACCTCGTATCTTTTAAACTATATCTATAAACACTAACAAGTAATGTTAGTCCATGTACCATGCTGTCTATCAAACACTAAGGTGGTGTTTGGTTCgacaaaatgtaacgtaaatggtttATATGGGGTAATAGATACCAATATTGTTGTTTGATTGAGCTCTTTCTAGTATTACTAGGTACTACTATCTAATCCAATTATAACTAGTAACCATTACCGCCGGTAAGAGATACCATTACTATTCCCTTAACAAGGtctgaaccaaacagcacctaaaATATCTAATAAACACTATCAAGTAATGTTAATCAACATGGACCATATGCTCATCAAACACTAAAACTTTACTTTAAATGAAGCTCGATCTATTTTCCTTACAAAACCATTGCTGAAATGAAGTACATAGTATACATATGGAACACGGCTATGGCTATCACATTGATATCTTGAGGTTTGAACTGTGATCGCGCTTCCCCATGATTCTCAGCTACCAATCACATAAGTGATATAACACTTGGCACTACATCCACTAGAAGCAAACAAGAGAGAATGTCATATGGGCATAAGTTATCACTAAAATCCGATTTTATGTAAAATAAACGTAGGCCTTGTCATACAAAACTTCCACAACATAGACACTGCCACACAGGTAAACAAAATCTGCGCTTGCTGACAGGAGTTGCGGGTGCTTCACGACATTGACAGGGTCGATCAAAGCCTACTCCCCTTTCCAGAGCTCAGCAAACTCATCAGGCTCCAGCGTGTTCTCCATCTCGTGCATCTTCCTCCTcaccttggccttcaccttcttgGCATATTTGCCTGCCTTCTGCCTCTTCTCTAGTGCACGGATCTGAAGGAACAAAAAAAGGTGTGTCAGATGTGAGTATCAGAAACGTTGAACATGGTACAAAATGATTTGTTCTAGTTGGAAAATATCACATGTAGAATattaaggccctgtttgtttccttccaagattatataatctagcttatGAATTATATAAGCACCTAACGACCTGCTTATGGATTATTATAATCTaggtatctagattatataatccatctaATAATCTGTGTTGTTTGTTTGTCCATTAACTTATTTAAgctgaattatataatctagagggtAAACAAACAAGGCCTAAGTCCTCAAACAAACACCACTGACAGACGTGCAAATTATTTAGGTTACAACGAACTACACACTGCTGTGAACTTGAAGCAAGTCCGCCAATCATAACGCCCCTGTTTGGATCACCAGACTAAagtttagggcctgtttggatgTTGTCCACAGGTGGCCATGCCGCAAGTTCAGCACGCCCGAGTTACTTAGGCAGCCGTTTGCTTTCCAGCCAGATTTTCGGTGTGCCAAACTTGTTCAGCTGTTCCTTTAGTTCATTTGATGCTGTTTCTTGCCAAAATTCTGGCGTCAAGAAAGAGGGCCACACTTTGGGTGCCGCCAAAACCTGGGTGTAGCTAACTCTGGAAAAGAAGCAAACATGCTAGTAGTCCGTCCTTGGATAATAGGTTAAACATGGACTAATTAAATATTTCTTTTTTTTCTAATGAATTCTACTCATCAATTAGCCTCTAATAGTTTTTGTTAGACCATAATTAGTTCATGTTTAGTTTAGTCCATCCAAACACCCCTTAAGTAAATGTTTTCCATTCTTATTTCCAACTCCAGGAAAACAGGACAGCACAGTGTTGTATACCACAGTGCGCAATTCATCCAAAATATTTAGTGGTACTGTGCAATGTGGTCTACTGTATACTGAACTCGCAAGCATAATTCTCAATGCCTTAACGACGATGTTAGTGCCAAATTTAGCTCAAATCTCGTTCTCAATGCCTTAAAGATGATGTTGGTGACTTGGTGCCACGTTCAGCTCAAATCTTGTTCTTGGATAGTTCCAACACTCGATTCACCGTGACTTAAGTGTTCCGTTTCTGTCTTCCATGGGAGGAATTGTGCTTTATCACCTGCTCCCATTTTTTCTAACTCTTTTTAAAAACTTAAAACTGAAGAGATTAAATAACACAGTATCAACTAGCCCTTGATGAGAAGTAATTATCTGGGTTGCCTTTAGAGTATAGCACTAACACCTACAAATATATTCAAACTTATGAACAGTACAGGACAACAGAACAACGGATTATCACACCTGATTGGGGGAAATGTAGTATGGGTTCTCATACCATGTAGGACCACCAAAACTACCACCAAATATTTTGATTGGATTCAAACAGAACCTGGGGCCAACCTATAtagagcaatccaagcacaaattATTATTTAGACAAAACTAGGAAGCACATAAAGTATCCATATAGAAGCTCAATGCAATTACCTCAATAAGTGTCATTTTATCCATACCACCTTTATCAACTTTATCAATCTCATTGTGGGGAACAGAAATCTGTCAAAATAAGTTGGTTTCTAAAATTCAAATGGTGCTAAGACATGAACTTTGCATTGCACAAAAAAAATGAACCTAATCCAAATAAAAATTCATTCTGAAAAATGGGAGATAGATCACCTGGTAGTTTCGAAACCAAACATGGCCATCCACAATGGAGAAGACAAATACATGGTCATGGAAAGGTTTTGCTTTACGGTGATCTTTAGGAGTAGCAAATATCTGCACAAGTACAGGTAATGGTTTCACGATCATGTTTTGCAAGAATCTTCTAGTTCGTAAGAACTTATTTGTCCCATAAGCAGATGAACATGAAAGTTCACATACATCATCAACAAAAGTTGGTTTGATAGTATAATAAGCAGTATTAACTTCATATACACCCATCTTTTTGTTATACAGTGCAGTGGAAATGCAAGATTAGATAGCAGCATGCATGATGTTATTATGTTCTTATCGTTTCCAAAAAAGAAAGAACTAGAGCCAACATATGATAACCTTCAGTAGTTCAGTGCATGTGGATTAAAATCCAGCAAAAAAGCTAATACAATTTCATTTTTGAAAATTTCGACATTTACCACTGCGTCAAACACCAGTCTGCTCTTTTACCACAGGGTGTCGCAATGACAAGTGGGTCTTGGTCCATCTGTCATTGACACATTCCAGTGCTAAAATAGCAAGGTGGAGTCTGACCCTGTTGTATGTTTGCAAAATCCTCTTAGATTTTTATCATTAGAAAACCAAGTTGTTTCTATAACAAAGAGAAAACGACACATGCAAATCTGGATAACTGGATAGATCAGGGCAGTTCATCAACATCTTAAAAAATGATTAGCAACATGTAGGTACAGCATAACATGTGAAAACAATTACATACATGAGTTATAATTTCCTTCACAAGCTTCCAATGAGGTTGCTCATCAAAATTTGTAGAAAATGTAAGAAGTGGCCGTGACCCTTTCAGATGGTTACCCGTAAGCTTCAACTCCTCCATGGTGTGAACTACATCATCACATCGTGATTAATCATTAAGTCACGACAAAAGCATACAAATTATAAACTGGAGTGCATAAGACAGCCACAGTGTAAGTATTATTCATACCAGCATTAACTAGAAATTTCACTGATGGTCCTCCAGGAGACTTCACCATCCAAAGGTAAAGATCCTTCTGTTTTCGGCACTGTAATACATGAAGGAAAAAACTTTCAATGTTAACAGAACTGTAATAAATGTAAGCAAAAAAGACCATGTCAATGGTAACAAGATTTCCACCATGGGGTGGAAGCATAGTAGAAGAGCCATACCTCGAAGAAGAGACAACTGGAGCAGCTCCTGAGCTCGAGCATCTCGTTGAGAGCGTTCCCCTTGCTCTGCTTCGACTCGACCTTGCTGTCCTTCTTCGCGTGCGGGAGCATCGACAACACGTCCTGCATCAGATGACGATACCTACGTCGAGCACGCACGAGTGAATGGAATCATCCTCATACACCACAGGAAACGAGGCACGACACTGCATGAGGGGAAAAAAAGGGAGCACTCACCTGTACGTGATGCGGCGGGAGCAGGTGATGAGTACCTTCTCCCTGTTCCTAAACGGCGCCACCGCGGCCCTGGAGGCCGCGGAGTCAGGCACGGCGTCGGGGGCCGgatccttgaagccgaagagcGTGCGCTCCGGGCGCGCCGGTGCGGAGTCGTCTGGCTTCTCTGCGCCGGCCGTCTCTGCCTGGGCGTCGGTGTGCTTCCGCTTCTTCGCCATGGCACTAGGTGCGCTTCCGCGTGGGCTCGAAAGCGCCGCCGCGGCGGCGAACTGTCAGTGCCTGAAGGGAGCACCGGAGCAGGCGCGGGGAGGCGAGCACGACGGTGAGCTAGGGTTTAACTGTTAAACTCGGCCGCTAGACAGAGA is a genomic window of Zea mays cultivar B73 chromosome 5, Zm-B73-REFERENCE-NAM-5.0, whole genome shotgun sequence containing:
- the LOC100216595 gene encoding Ribosome biogenesis protein BRX1 homolog 1, whose product is MAKKRKHTDAQAETAGAEKPDDSAPARPERTLFGFKDPAPDAVPDSAASRAAVAPFRNREKVLITCSRRITYRYRHLMQDVLSMLPHAKKDSKVESKQSKGNALNEMLELRSCSSCLFFECRKQKDLYLWMVKSPGGPSVKFLVNAVHTMEELKLTGNHLKGSRPLLTFSTNFDEQPHWKLVKEIITHIFATPKDHRKAKPFHDHVFVFSIVDGHVWFRNYQISVPHNEIDKVDKGGMDKMTLIEVGPRFCLNPIKIFGGSFGGPTWYENPYYISPNQIRALEKRQKAGKYAKKVKAKVRRKMHEMENTLEPDEFAELWKGE
- the LOC100216595 gene encoding ribosome biogenesis protein BRX1 homolog 1 isoform X1, yielding MAKKRKHTDAQAETAGAEKPDDSAPARPERTLFGFKDPAPDAVPDSAASRAAVAPFRNREKVLITCSRRITYRYRHLMQDVLSMLPHAKKDSKVESKQSKGNALNEMLELRSCSSCLFFECRKQKDLYLWMVKSPGGPSVKFLVNAVHTMEELKLTGNHLKGSRPLLTFSTNFDEQPHWKLVKEIITHIFATPKDHRKAKPFHDHVFVFSIVDGHVWFRNYQISVPHNEIDKVDKGGMDKMTLIEVGPRFCLNPIKIFGGSFGGPT